The following proteins are co-located in the Sporolactobacillus pectinivorans genome:
- a CDS encoding DUF2231 domain-containing protein, with protein sequence MASPNVFNTFHFMVLHFPIALIVVSFLCDLVASFVKKSKWNGILKKAGFITLVFCAVTGIVTCLAGLIAAVSLHLLGTIGAHATKGIEFTIYVTLLAVVRLVFAKTKKIDIGDNLFYLIFSLVGAILAFTLFKIYRYPHWGVLQFTVPFVITGFLADIAALIWKTKKWAKSLQEIGYTFLILGTVTIIGAVITGYMRAAEMPALMQADPKKNYYNPAALHIHEIWGVITMIAFIVLSVIRSFYHFKFEATSLVKGKTIFIVGAVIGIAIISVASHLGGTVALFPGLFGK encoded by the coding sequence GTGGCAAGTCCTAATGTTTTTAACACCTTTCATTTTATGGTTCTTCATTTCCCAATTGCCTTGATCGTGGTAAGCTTTCTCTGCGACTTGGTTGCTTCTTTTGTTAAAAAGTCGAAATGGAACGGCATTCTGAAAAAAGCAGGATTCATTACTCTGGTGTTCTGCGCTGTGACCGGCATCGTTACGTGTTTGGCAGGCCTTATCGCTGCGGTATCTCTGCATCTGCTTGGAACGATCGGCGCGCACGCAACAAAGGGTATTGAATTCACGATTTATGTGACGCTTCTGGCTGTTGTGAGACTCGTATTCGCAAAAACAAAGAAAATCGATATTGGAGACAATCTTTTTTATCTGATCTTTTCTCTGGTTGGCGCGATTCTGGCTTTCACACTCTTCAAAATTTACCGTTATCCGCACTGGGGCGTTCTTCAATTCACGGTACCGTTTGTCATCACCGGTTTTTTGGCAGATATAGCTGCGCTGATCTGGAAAACGAAGAAGTGGGCTAAAAGCCTTCAGGAAATCGGCTACACTTTCCTGATTCTTGGCACAGTCACCATTATCGGAGCCGTCATCACAGGTTACATGAGAGCCGCTGAAATGCCGGCGCTGATGCAGGCGGATCCGAAAAAAAATTACTACAACCCGGCTGCACTTCATATTCATGAAATTTGGGGCGTCATTACGATGATCGCTTTCATTGTACTTAGTGTCATCCGTTCTTTCTATCACTTTAAGTTTGAAGCTACAAGCTTGGTAAAGGGCAAAACAATCTTCATTGTTGGAGCAGTTATCGGCATTGCCATCATTTCAGTTGCTTCGCATCTGGGCGGTACAGTTGCCCTGTTTCCAGGGCTGTTTGGTAAATAA